CATCTGGGTGCTGGGTTTGCAGGGGGATTTCGTCCTGAGCCTGGCCCTCATCCCCGTGGTCCTGCTCACCGGCTTCTGCTTCGCCGGCCTGGGGCTCGCCGTCAACGCCATCTCCCCCAACTACGACTTCTTCCTCTACTACTTCACCCTGGCCATCACCCCCATGGTGCTGCTGGGCGGTGTCTTCTACCCCCCCACCGCCCTGCCCGGCTGGCTGGCCACGGCCGCCGCCTGGCTGCCCCTCACCCACGCCATCGAGCTGGCCCGGCCGCTGGTGCTGGGGCACTGGCCGGAGAAGCCCTTGTGGCACGGTGTGGTGCTGGTGGCTTACGGGGTGGCGGGGTTTGGCGCGTCGCTGGTGCTGACGCGGCGGCGGCTGCTGCGCTGATCGTTGCCTTATCCCCCTTTACCAAAGGGGGGCAGGGGTGATTCCAGCGGCGGTTGATGGCCCAGGTACGCCGATTCGGCGATGCCACCCAAGCTGGTATTGAAACAGCGGCGGCTACTGACCCAGCAGCCCGGGCAGCCAGGTGGACAGGAAGGGCAGCAGGGAGATGGTCAGTGCGCCCAGGAACATGGCGCCCACCGCCGGCAGCACGGAGACAGCTACGTAGCGCAAGGGCTTGCGGAACATGGCGGAGGCGAAATAGATGTTCAGTCCCGCCGGGGGGAAGAGAAAGGCGATTTCCAGGGTGGCCAGGAAGATGATGCCGAAGTGGATCGGATCGATGCCGTAGGCCAGGGCCACCGGCAGCAACAGGGGGACGAGGACCACGATGGCGGCGTAGATTTCCATGAGGGCGCCGGCGGCGATCAGGAAAACCACCAGGGCCACCAGGAAGGCGTACTTGTTGGGCAGCACGGACTGGACCCATTCCACCGCCAGGTCGGGGATGCCCGCATCCACCAGGAAATTGGTCAGCCCCAGGGCCATGCCCAGGATGAGCATGATGCCGCCGATGACCTGCACGCATTCCGCCAGGGCGAGCCCCAGGCCCCGGAGGTCCAGTTCGCGATGGGCCACGCTCTGGGTGAAGAGGGCATAGGCGGCGGTGAGGGCGGCGCTTTCCATGGGGGTGGCGAGACCGCTCACCAGTGAACCGATGGCCACCACGGGGGCCAGCAGCTCCCACTTGGCGGCCCAGGCCGCCGCGCGACGGGAAGTCCGTCGCGCCGGTTCGACCGGTTCGACTGGCGCCAGGCCGTCCCGGCGCAGGAAGCCCCCCGCCAGGAGCAGAAAGGCCACCATGACCAGGGCCGGCAGCACGCCGGCCAGGAACATGGTGTTGATGGGAACCCGGGCGATGATGGCGTACATGATGAGGGGCACGGAGGGGGCCAGCAGCACGCCCAGGGCGCTGGCGCTGGTGACCAGGCCGATGCCCCGCTTTTCCGCAAACCCCGCCCGGGTCAGCAGGGGCAGCAGCAGGCCGCCCAGGGCCAGGATGGTGACACCGCTGCCGCCGGTCAGGGCGGTGAAGAAGGAACACAGGACGGCGCCCGCCACCGCCGTGCCCAGGGCACCGCCGCCGAACAGGGTGGTGAACAGCGTGCCGAGCCGGACCGCCGCCCCGGTGCGGGCGAAGATGAGGCCGGCCAGGGTGAAGAGCGGCAGGGCCGGCAGGGAAGGATTCACCGTGATCTGGTAGTGGCTCAGCGGTACGGCCGCCAGGGGTTGGCCTTCCTGCCAGAACAGGGCCAGGGCCAGGCCGCCCAGCACGGCGAAGATGGGGGCGCCGCAGAACAGGATCAGCGCCAGCCAGAGGACGAAGGGCCAGAGGTGGAGGGTTTCGCCGTCGAAATGGCCGGCGAGCAGCCAGCCGGCCAGGGGCAGCAGCAGGGCGGGCGGTATGCGCCAGGCGGGCGTCTCGGCCAGACGGGAGCCGATCTTCAGCCCCAGCAGGATGAAACCCGCCGGCATGGCCGCCTGGATGATCCAGCCAGGGATGCCGTAGGCCAGGGCATGGGGCGCTTCCATCTCGCTGGCCACGAAGGTCCAGCTTGCCTGGGCCAGCAGGCCGCAGATCAGGGCCGAACTGGCGCCGGCAAAGACCTGGGCAAAACGGCGGAGATGGGGATGCTCGGCGGCGGCCAGGCCCGCGCCCAGGGAAGTCAGATGCCCGCCCCGCTCCGCCACCAGGGCGCCGAACATGGCCAGCACGAGCCCCAGGTGCTGAACCAGGACCGGCGCGTTCTCGACCCCCCGGCCGAACAGCGGCCGCAGGACGATCTCCACCACGGGGATGATCAGCATGAGGGCCAGGGCGCCACCGGCGAGGATGGCGTCGAAGCGGGTCAGGGCTGTGTACATGGGGGCTCGGGAAACAGGTTTGCGGTACTCATGGCCGGCCAGGCAAGACGCCGCGCATCCCGGCCCGCCGGCTCCCAACCATCGCCATGGGCAGGGGGGGCTTGCGCCAGGCTTACTTCCCCTTGCCCGCCCGGTAGGCCTTCAAGTGCCCCACCACGGCGTCGAAGGTCTCCTCCGGGACCAGCCTGCCCCGGATGCGGGGATGCAGCTCGTCGGCCAGCTTTTGCCATGCCTGCAGTTGCTGGGGCGTGGGCCGGGTCACGGTCAGGCCCCGTTTCTGCATGGCCGCCACCGCTTCATCCACCTCCTTGCGTGCCTGGGCGCGGATCTTGTCGCCGGCGCGGGCGCCGGCCTCCCTCACCGCCGTCTGGGCGGCCGGGCTCATGGACTCCCACGCCTTGCGGGTTACCACCAGGGCGCCGACGATGGGGGCCCAGTTGAGATCCAGCATGTAGGGGGCGCTGGTGTAGATCTGGGTTGCCAGGGCGAAGTAGGGGGTGGACGGCACGGCGTTGATCATGCCGGTCTGGATGGCCGGCAGGATGTCGGACACCTCCAGGGGCACCGGGGTGTAGCCCAGGCTCTTCATGATCTCCTGCTGCGCCGCTTCGCTGCCCCAGGCGAAGAATTTCATGCCCAGGAAGTCCCTGGGCGAGGCGGCGGGTTGCTTGGTGAAGAAGCGCACCCAGCCGGCGTCGCCCCAGGCCAGGATGACGAACCCCTTGTCCAGGAAGCGTTTTTCCATGTCGGCACGGAGTTTTTCCCGGACGTGGTCCACCTCGTCCCAGCCGCGGAACATCAGGGGCATGAGCTGCAAGGCGGCGATGGACGGTTCGATGGCCTCCAGACCGGCCACCGAGAGCAGGCCACCCTGCAACTGGCCGATGCGCATGCGGCGGACCATGTCGACTTCCCCACCCTGACTGCCGTCCGGATATACGAGATACTTGCCGCCGCCTTCCGCCTTGCGCCAGGCCTCGCCCAGTTCCATGAGCTGACGGTGATAGAGGGAGTTTTTCGGCGCCAGGGTGCCGATGCGCAAGGGGCTGGCGGCCAGGGCCTCTCCGGCGATCAACAGGGCGGCCAGCAGCAGGGTGAAGAAACGCATGGGAATGCCTCGATGGGGTATCAGAACAGGTCGGGAGATTTTTCCAGCAGCCAGCGTGCACGTTTCCGCACAACCTGGTTTTGCAGGGAATTGCCATCGCCCGCATCGGGGATGGCCAGGGCTGCCTGCAACAGGGACTCGAACAGCGCCCGGTCCCCCAGGGGCAGGGCGTGGCCTTCGGCCTTGGCCAGCAGCGGCCCGGCGGATTTGCCATTGGCCTGGGCGATGGCCTGATCGAACCAGGCCAGGCCCTGTTTGCGGTCGCCGCCGGGTCGTGCCGCCTCGAAGGTGGCCAGCAGGCTGGTCAGGCTGCCTTGGCCCCATTCCGGATCAGCCTGCCAGGCAAGGCGGGCCAGCCGCGCCGCCAGGGGCAGGTCGGCCACCAGATCGGGGTTGTCCTTGCCGAGGGAAATCCAGCCGCCCCAGGCGGCCGCCGCCCAGTAGGCCAGCCCGGCGTCCTCCCGGTCCAGTTTCGGCCAGCCGGCGGGGTCGCCGGCCAACGCCGCGCGCAAGCCGGGGTGGGCCTGTTCCAGGGCCGTCATCCCATGCCGGTGGGCGCGACGGTACAAGCGGGCCGCCCGCTGGCGCAAACGCTCCGCCTCGGCCACGTCCCGTTCCTCCACCCGGTCCGCCTCGAAGGCGACGAAGGCATAGGCGTACTGGGTGAAGCCGGCGGCCACGGATTCCGCCAGGGCCGCGTGCCCCGGCCGTTCGCGCAGCACCGACTCCGACAGCTTGAGATAAAAGGCGCTGGCTTCGCGGGCCAGGTCCAGGTCGTCTTCTGTCTGCTGGCCCTGTGTGGCCAGGCCGTCGGCCAGGTGGCCCATGACCATCTGACGGGGGGAGCAGGCGGCCAGGAGCAGTATCACCGAGACTACAAGGGCGCCGCGCAGCCAATCGTTCATGTCGCCGTTCAAGCCGAGGCCAAAAACGTGGCAATCTAACCGGCCTTCTTTACAGCGGCATGACGTTGGAACGACTCGAGCCCCCGGCCTCTCCGGCCAATCGCCCTGGGCTTGCGCTCTAACCGCCTGGCAAACCCAAAACCGACTCCTTCCCCAGTCCCGCTGGAGAAGGAGAGGGAAACCCGGTCAGCCCGCCCCCTATTCGAACTCCATGGACCGGAACACCCGCCCGGCATTGAGGCGAGCCAATTCGTCCGCCGTATGCAGGTGCAGGTAGGCGGACTGGTCCACCTTGTAGGCGTCCTCCAGGGTGCCGCCCTTCTCGATGACCTCGGCGATGCGGGCGCGCAGGTGGACCAGGTAGCCCCGGGTCCATTTGGTGACCGTGGCCATGTCGGTGGGGCCGCCGTGGCCGGGGATGACGGTCTCGGCACCCAGGGCCTCGAACCGGTCCCAGATGCGAATCCAGCGGGCGGTGTCGGTGTCCTCGAAGATGGGGGGCATGCGCACGTGGAAGGCGGTGTCGCCGGCGATGACCAGCTTCTTCTGCGGCAGCCAGACCATGGTATCGCCGTGGTGGTGGGCGTTGCCCAGGTGCAGCACCTCGATCTTCACGCCGCCCATGGAGAGGTCCAGCTGGTCGTCGTAGACCATGTCGGGCATGACGAACTCCGTGCGCCAGGCCTTGTCCCGCAGGCGGGCGCGCATGCCGGCCAGGGCCTCGTATCCGTTCTTTTCCATGTACCTGGCGGTATCACGGTGGGCGACGATCTTTGCGCCCTGTTCCTTCCAGTAGCTGGAACCCAGCATGGCGTGGCCCTGGCCGTTTTCCAGCACCACGTACTTAACCGGCTTGTCGGTCCGCTTCCTGATCTCGTCGTGGAGGCTTTGGGCCAGCAGGTAGTTGTCGCCGGCGTTCACCACCACCACGCCCGCCTCGGTGATCACGAAGGAGAGGTTGTTGTTGTGGCCTGAATTCTCGTAGGTGCCGGGGGCGGTGGCGCCAATGGCGGACCAGACACCGGGGGCCACTTCCCGGGGGAGGTCATAGAGGAAGGAGGCAGGCGCGGCGTCCGTGGGCACGATGGGCAGCCCGGCCCGCTTCCAGTTGAAGAAACCGTCCCGATAGTTTCTCACGTCGGTGTAGCCCAGCTTGATGAGGGTCTCGGCGGCCAACGGGCTGCGCTGGCTGACGCCGCAATACACCACGATGGGGGTGTTCCTGTCGGGCACGGCGGTCTCGACCTGGAACTCCAGCCAGCCCCGCACCAGGTTAGCGAAGCGGGGAGCGTCGATGCGGCCACCCAGGATGGCCAGCTCCTGGGGCATGCGCACGTCGATCACCATGGTATCCGGCCGTTCCTTCAACTGGGCTGCCAGGCCCGCCGTATCCAGTTGGGGCACCCGGGCCATGACGTCGTCCAGCACCGCCTGGGCGGCCTGGGAAAGGGGTGGGGCTTCGGGGATGGGATATTGCACGGCCGCCAGGTTCTGGGCCTTGGCGGAGGCGGCGGCCAGCAGACAGCACAACAGAAGAAGAAGCGATTTCATGGGAACTGCCTTGCCATCTGCACCGGGACGGCCAAGGCTACGCCGCCCAGTGGCGGCGCGGAATGGTAGGGCGTTACCAGCGGCTTACCAGATGCCCAGGTCGGCGAACCAGGGCTGGGGATTGGGGCGGAAGCCGAAGGCCACCACCACGCGATCGCAGGGGATGATCTCCTCGGAGCCTTCGATCACCACGGGGGTGCGGCGGCCCCGGGCATGGGGGGCGCCCCCATTGAACATTCCAGCCTTACGTGACAACCGCGCCATTGGCCAAAGCACAAGCTGATCCACCCTCGCTTGCGTGGGGGGCCCCTGTCACCCCGCCGTTTGGCGATTCCCCCAGCCTGTCGCATCATTGGCACCCATTTTGACCCGGCGATGAGGGTAATGCCTTGCCATCCAAACTGAGCCAACCGTGGAATCGCCCGCAACGATCCAGACTCGGGTTTCTGCTTGGCCTGCTCATGCTGCTTTCGTCCAGCCTCTTCGCCGCCGAAAAACCCTATGCCCCGGAAGGCGTGCCGGGGGCCGTCATCGTTACCGCCGAACAGGTGGTGGAGCTGACCCTGTCCCGTCCTGAACTGGTGATCATCGACGCACGCAAGAAGTCCGAATACGGCAAGGGCCATATCGAGGGGGCCGCCAACCTGCTGAACACCGCCATGCGGCGGGAGGACCTGGAGCGCCTCGTGCCCGACAAGACCGCCCCCATCATTTTCTACTGCAACGGCATTCGCTGCCTGCGCAGCTCCGATGCCATCCGCAAGGCCATGGACTGGGGCTACAGGAATGTATTCTGGTTCCGCGGCGGCTGGAAGGAATGGACCGACAAGCGCCTGCCGGTCATCACGGATTGAACCCTGCATGAAAACAATGACAGCCAGGCCCCGCGGCAAGGCGCGCCCATTCCCCCATGCACATTGAGACCCTGTCCATCCGTTCCGTCACGGTGATCATCATCTTGATGATCGGCATCGTGGCCAGCGTCCTTTCCCTGTGGGCCGGCAGCTACTTCCGCCAGGCGGCCCTGGACGCCCAGGTCAACAGCCTGTCCCGGGTCATTGAGGTGGCCTCCCAGGAAATGCTCAAGTCCGTCAGGGGCCATACCTTCGACCTGGGCATGCGCCTGGCCCATAGCGAGGAGGTGATCCAGGGCCTCCGTGATGCAGGCAGGCCCGGCGGCCACGACCGCCTGGTGAGGCTGCTGGACGATCCATTCATCAATGGTTTCGTGGGCTTTGCCAACATCAACCTGGAGAAGATCCGCATCCACGATCTCAATCTGAGGCCAGTCGCCGAGAGCACGAAAGGCATCATCGGCCTGGATGGAAAGCTCGCCGCGCATCTGGCACAGGACCTGGCGGGGCGTTCCGGCGTCGAGCGTCTGAAGGCCATAGATGCGATCTGGATTTCACCCCAGGGGCCGTTGCATTCCACCCTCGTGCCCATCGGTGGCCTGCGCCTGGTGGGTTACCTGGAAATCATCATCAACCCGGCCTTCAACCTGCCGGACATCGGCACCATCACCCGCACGCCCATCAGCATATTCACGCCTCGCGGCCAGCCCATCCTTGCCGGTACGCAACACCTTGCGGACAGCCACCTGCCCATCGAATACATGCTGCATGCTTCGGACGGCTTGCCCGCCTTCAAGATCGTAGGCTACGAGGATGTCGGCAAGCTCAACGCGCAAATGGAGAAGGCGCGCATCTTCACCATCAGTGGCTTCCTGCTGCTGACCTTCGGCACCCTGCTTTTCGCCCTTTGGCTGTTCAACCGCTTCCTCTTCGTGCCGGTCCGACGCATGGTGCGGGACATGAAGCAGATGGCCGCCGGGAAGCTCGACCTGACCGTGAACAAGAGCGGCCTGCGGGATTTTTCCGTCCTCGCCGAGACCTTCAATGCCATGGCGCAACAGGTTCGGCAGCGGACAAGCGACCTGGAACGGCTGCTTGACCTGGATGACAGCGCCATCCTGTGCTTCGGCAACGATCAGGAAGCGGTGTATTTCAACCGCGGTGCGGCGGCGGTGTTCGGCTATGCGCCTGACGAAATCGGCGACCTGGACCTGGGCGACCTGTTCGTCGAGGACATCGCCGGCATGCTGCGGGAGGCCGGCCTTGCCGGCGCATCGGCAGGGAGCAGCCTGCAGGCACGCCTCACCTGCATCCGCAAGGACGGCGGCCGCCTGGAGCGGGATGCGGTGGTCCGCCCCCTGCATGTGCAGGGCGGTCATGGCTATGCCATCGTGGTGAATGCCACGGAGGGCCTGGGCAGATTTCTCTCCGCGGAGGAGGTCGTCACCAGCTTCCAGCGCAACGAGCAGCGCATGAATGCGGTGGAGGAATCCCTCAACAGCTTGCTGGAGCTGACCCGCAACTCGCCGGGCCACGTGCCGGCCGTCGCCGGCGCCGTCCCGGCCGGCGGCGAAAGCGCGGAAACAGGCACCGAACGCCCGGCCATCCGCGAGCAGGCGGTCAACCTCATGCTCTGCGCCCTGGCCTGCTGGGAGCACGACCTGGACAAGAGCAAGATCGACCTGGCCGAGGAGAGCCGGATCTGGCCGGTCTACATTGACAAGTCGACGCCCACCACCCGGACCCTGGACAAGTACCTGAACCTGGAGACCTGTCCCAGAAACCCCCGCACCCAGCGCGTCATCGATACCGCCGAGTTCGTACTCAAGCAGCTCGGCCGCAGGTCGAGCCTGGAGCGCAAGAAGCTGCAGCAGGCCCTGAACGATTTCCGCCTGCTTGTCTCGGGTATCCGGCCCTCCGGGGACTGACCCCCCCTCCTGCCGCGCTGTCCCCCCCTCCTCCCCGGGCATCTCGTCCGCGGCCTGCGTCGGTTTTCGTTGAAATGCACCCGCGCGCGCTTGCATCAATCTGATTCTATTGGAAATTATTTCTTCCGGAAGCTTACGAATATCGACGAACAAGGGACTGGCGCTCCACCGTCGGGCTGTTAGTTTTGATGGCGGATACGGGTTGCCGGCCATCTTGTTCGCTGGCTCGCCAAGGCGGAAATGACCACACCGGACGGCGTATCCCGGTCGGGAATGGCGGGGATCGGCATCAGCCGGAAAACCCGGCATCGGCCGTCTCGAAGTGACGTCAACCAACCCTGGAGACAGAAGAATGAAGCGTGGATTCGTGAACAGAACGGCTGAGGCCCCCATCAACGGCTGGATCAGAAAGGCCCTGTACGGCGGGGCGGCCCTGGGACTGGCCATGACCATGGGCATGCAGCCCGCATTCGCCGGCAAGGGCCATGCCTATGCGTATGGACATGCCCATGCGAATGCCTATGGCAACGACGGTTTTGCGACCATCACCCCCTTCAACCGGGTAGCGAGGCTGCCGGTGGTGCGGGATGCCTACGGCGAGGTGGACCACAAGGCCACCTATGCCAAAGGCAAGGCGGCGGCCCTGGCGCTGGCCGACTATGTCGCCCGCTACAGGGACTCGGCCGAGCTGAGCATGGATGTCATCAAAGGCGACGACTGGGTGCTGGGCGGCACTTCGGCGAACTGCCGCAAGAGCTGGTCCTGCACCGACGATGAAATCAAGAAGGCCATCATTGAAATCCCCTCCCCCGAGCCCATCGACCCCAACGACATCACCTACATGACCACCGGCACGGTGACCCCGGCCAACACCAAGAAGGCCAGCGTGCTGGATTTCTGCAACGAGCACTACGCCAAGCAGGCCCTGGGTGTCGCCTCCATCGTCGGCACCAAGAAGGTGGTCAACGGCTACAGTCACACCCCCGCCTTGCCCTGCGAGGTCGCCATCTGGAACGACGACGAGCACATCTACGTGGACATGCTCGACCCGAACGCCATCTTCTCGCTGTTCTTCACCGACGTGCTGTCCAGCGACGACATGACCGACCCGGCCTTCGCCGAGGCGATCACCGCCCTGCCGCCCCAGGTGAAAGCGGAGATCCGCGCGGTGGTGCTGCATGCCATGAACGCGTTCGATGCCAAGACCAAGGCCGTCGACCAGCAGCTCGGACCGAAATACAGGAGCATGGACCAGGTGCTGGAGGTGGTGGCCGATTCGCCCTACCAGTCGCCCTACAAGCATGTCGGCTACACCAAGGCCGACGGCACCGCCTTCACGGCGGCCAACTCCACGGCGGTGACCCAGGCCATCATCAACACCATGAGCATCCATGGGCAGCCGGACGAAGGCACGCATCCGACACTTGTCGATGGCGCCCCCCTGGACAGCATCCTCAGCCCCGGCTCGAGCTGGCGTTCGGCCCGCGCCACCCCATTGACCCTGCCCGGAAACAACCATGTCATCGAGGCCTGCTCGCCCAAGTACGCCAAGATGGCTATGAGCACCGGCCTGCACCACGTGACCGCCCTGCCCTGCGAGATCACCGTGCAGATCGTCGACCGGGACGGCAACGGCAGCACGGAGACGCTGGTGGTCAGCTATCTGGACCCCCACTTCATGCTGAATGCCTTGTTCGCCGACATCTCCGAGGTAGAGAAGCTCAACTTCGCGTCCATCCCGGGCAACATCATGGATGACCTGCAGAAGATCGTAGCGGCCGCGCTGAGCGTCAATGCTGGCATCGCCCTGAATCCCGGCGAGCAGATCAGCTACGACATGCTACCCTGAGCTGGCCTGCCTGTCTTTCCTCCGCTCCCTGGCAGGCAAGCATCCGTCAGGGAGTTTTTTTGGCGCGCGAGCCCATGAACAAGTGTCTTCCCGGATTGATTGCCGCCCTCCTGCTGGGCCTTGGAAACCAGGCTCAGGCCATCGACTACGTCCTGCCGGACCTCGACGGCCGCATGCAGTCCCTGGACCAATATCGGGGCAAATGGGTGGTGGTGAATTACTGGGCCACCTGGTGCGGCACCTGCCGCAAGGAACTGCCTGACCTGGCCGCCCTGCACGAAAGGCGTGGCAATCGAAACATCGTCGTGGTGGGCATCAACTTCGAGGCCATTGACAGGAAGGACCTGAAGGAATTCGTTGCCAGGCAGCACATCCCCTACCCCGTGCTGCAAAGCGCGCCGGAGCGCCGTACCCCCCTCGGCCCCGTGCCGGCCCTGCCCACCACCTACATCATCGACCCCACGGGAAAGACAGTCGCAGGCGAAGTGGGGCTGGTGTCGCGTCAGGACCTTGAGGATTACATCTCAGCGCAACGTGGAAAGTGAAGGCAGGGCGGAAACTGCCTCTGCTACCGCAACCGTCCCCGCTCGTCCCGCACGATGGAGAGGGGGACATAAAAAACGAACCCCGCGCATAGGCGAGGCCCGTTCACCAGATAACGGGGAAAAACCGGCTTACCAGACGCCAAGGAACTCCAGCATGCCCTTGGCCGCTTCGCGGCCTTCGTACACTGCAGTGACCACCAGGTCGGAGCCCCGCACCATGTCGCCACCTGCAAACACCTTCGCATTGGCCGTCTGGTAGGCATACTTCTGGTCCTTGGCCACACTGTTGACAACAACGCGGCCGCCCTGGTCGGTGGTGATGCCCAGGTCGGCGAACCAGGGCTGGGGATTGGGGCGGAAGCCGAAGGCCACCACCACGCGGTCGCAGGGGATGATCTCCTCGGAGCCTTCGATGACCACGGGGGTGCGGCGGCCCCGGGCATCGGGGGCGCCCAGCTCGGTGGTGACCAGCTTGATGCCTTCCACCTTGCCATTACCCACGATCTCCACCGGCTGGCGGTTCCACAGGAACTGCACGCCCTCTTCCTTGGCGTTGGCCACTTCCCGCTTGGAGCCGGGCATGTTGGCCTCGTCCCGGCGGTAGGCACAGGTGACGCTGGCGGCGCCCTGGCGGATGGAAGTGCGGTTGCAGTCCATGGCCGTATCGCCACCGCCCAGCACCACCACCCCGAGGCCCTTCATGTCGATGAACTCCGCCTGGGGAAGGCTCAGACAGTGGTTGATGTTGGAGATGAGGAAGGGCAGCGCGGGCATCACGCCGGGCAGGTCCTCGCCGGGGATGCCGGCCTGCATGTAGGTGTAGGTGCCCATGCCCAGGAACACGGCATCGAACTCCGCCACGAGCTGCTCCATGGTGATGTCCTTGCCCACCTCGGTGTTCAGGCGGAACTCGATGCCCATGCCCTCGAAGATCTCCCGGCGGCGCACCATGACGCTTTTTTCCATCTTGAACTCGGGGATACCGAAGGTGAGCAGGCCGCCGATTTCCGGATAGCGGTCGAAGACCACCGCCTGCACGCCGTTGCGGGCCAGCACATCGGCGGCCCCCAGGCCGGCGGGGCCGGCGCCGATGACGGCGACCCTTTTGCCGGTGGGCACCACCTTGCTCATGTCCGGGCGCCAGCCCTGGGCGAAGGCGGTGTCGCTGATGTATTTCTCCACGGCGCCGATGGTGACGGCCCCGGCCGCCACCTGGTTGAGGGTGCAGGCGCCTTCGCACAGGCGGTCCTGGGGACAGACCCGGCCGCAGACCTCGGGCAGGGAGTTGGTCTGGTGGGACAGCTCGGCGGCCTCGAACAGGCGGCCTTCATCCACCAGCTTGAGCCAGTTGGGGATGTAGTTGTGCACCGGGCACCGCCACTCGCAGTAGGGGTTGCCGCAGGCCAGGCAGCGGCCGGCCTGTTCCCGGGCCTGGTCGGCGCCGAAGGGGGCGTAGATTTCCTTGAATTCGACCTTGCGCACCTCGGCCGGGGTCTTGTCGCCGTCCCGGCGGGCGATGTTGAGGAATTGGAATACGTCGGACATGGGAATTCCTGATTAATGGTCCAGCTGGGGCCAGTGGATAGGGGCCCGGTGCTGGTGTATGCAACCCAAAATGACCACGAAGTCGCCTTCGACTGCGTGAAAAAGTGAATAAGGAAACTTTCGCACCAAGGTCCGCCGCACATCACCTTGCACCCCAGAGGCAGCGGATGGAAAACGGGCGATCTGCGCCAAGGCCACTTCAATCGAACGCATGAAGTCATTCCCCAGACCACGGCCCTGGGACTCGTACCAGGCACGAATCTCGGCCAGTTCCTCAACCGCCTCGGGACGGAACAACAGTTTCATGAAAACCGACGTTCCAGTTCCGCCTTGGCAGCATCCCAAGGCATTGACGTTCCGGGGTGCGCTCGGTGTTCCGCCAAACGGCGCTGCATTTCCGCCTTGACCTCATCGCTGACCGGCTGTGAGGCTGCTTCGGCCGCGATGGCGTCCCAAAGGTCTTCCACCAACTGGATTTTTTCCGCATAGGAAAGCTGTTTGAGCTGCTCAATGGTTATCGGGCCCATCTCAACCTCCATTACTTTCAGTCCTTCAACAAACTATCTAGCGTCAAAGCCTTGGGCTTCACCAGCCAGAACCGGTTCACCACGTCGTCGAAGTGCTCCAGCATCCAGCGCGCCCGGGCGGAGCCGGTGTAGAGC
This window of the Thiobacillus sp. genome carries:
- a CDS encoding DUF302 domain-containing protein — protein: MKRGFVNRTAEAPINGWIRKALYGGAALGLAMTMGMQPAFAGKGHAYAYGHAHANAYGNDGFATITPFNRVARLPVVRDAYGEVDHKATYAKGKAAALALADYVARYRDSAELSMDVIKGDDWVLGGTSANCRKSWSCTDDEIKKAIIEIPSPEPIDPNDITYMTTGTVTPANTKKASVLDFCNEHYAKQALGVASIVGTKKVVNGYSHTPALPCEVAIWNDDEHIYVDMLDPNAIFSLFFTDVLSSDDMTDPAFAEAITALPPQVKAEIRAVVLHAMNAFDAKTKAVDQQLGPKYRSMDQVLEVVADSPYQSPYKHVGYTKADGTAFTAANSTAVTQAIINTMSIHGQPDEGTHPTLVDGAPLDSILSPGSSWRSARATPLTLPGNNHVIEACSPKYAKMAMSTGLHHVTALPCEITVQIVDRDGNGSTETLVVSYLDPHFMLNALFADISEVEKLNFASIPGNIMDDLQKIVAAALSVNAGIALNPGEQISYDMLP
- a CDS encoding TlpA family protein disulfide reductase, whose amino-acid sequence is MNKCLPGLIAALLLGLGNQAQAIDYVLPDLDGRMQSLDQYRGKWVVVNYWATWCGTCRKELPDLAALHERRGNRNIVVVGINFEAIDRKDLKEFVARQHIPYPVLQSAPERRTPLGPVPALPTTYIIDPTGKTVAGEVGLVSRQDLEDYISAQRGK
- a CDS encoding FAD-dependent oxidoreductase; translation: MSDVFQFLNIARRDGDKTPAEVRKVEFKEIYAPFGADQAREQAGRCLACGNPYCEWRCPVHNYIPNWLKLVDEGRLFEAAELSHQTNSLPEVCGRVCPQDRLCEGACTLNQVAAGAVTIGAVEKYISDTAFAQGWRPDMSKVVPTGKRVAVIGAGPAGLGAADVLARNGVQAVVFDRYPEIGGLLTFGIPEFKMEKSVMVRRREIFEGMGIEFRLNTEVGKDITMEQLVAEFDAVFLGMGTYTYMQAGIPGEDLPGVMPALPFLISNINHCLSLPQAEFIDMKGLGVVVLGGGDTAMDCNRTSIRQGAASVTCAYRRDEANMPGSKREVANAKEEGVQFLWNRQPVEIVGNGKVEGIKLVTTELGAPDARGRRTPVVIEGSEEIIPCDRVVVAFGFRPNPQPWFADLGITTDQGGRVVVNSVAKDQKYAYQTANAKVFAGGDMVRGSDLVVTAVYEGREAAKGMLEFLGVW
- a CDS encoding type II toxin-antitoxin system RelE/ParE family toxin, whose amino-acid sequence is MKLLFRPEAVEELAEIRAWYESQGRGLGNDFMRSIEVALAQIARFPSAASGVQGDVRRTLVRKFPYSLFHAVEGDFVVILGCIHQHRAPIHWPQLDH
- a CDS encoding addiction module protein, whose protein sequence is MGPITIEQLKQLSYAEKIQLVEDLWDAIAAEAASQPVSDEVKAEMQRRLAEHRAHPGTSMPWDAAKAELERRFS